From the genome of Glycine soja cultivar W05 chromosome 14, ASM419377v2, whole genome shotgun sequence:
tatactattttaaaaaacttaatttgaaagaaaaacaattgttagaaaattaaataagttaaatttttatgGTTCTATAGTTGATTATTTgagtgtttatatattttttttaaaaacataattttatttgttggaGTACAAGTTTAAAGTTTGAAGTGAAGTCTCATatgaagtaaagataaaaaagttaAGCATTATACAAGATCATAAATATGAGTCTTAAAATTTTAGGTTAAAGTGTGATGTCAATTCTCTTTATGTGATTGTTTATGATTTATTGGTGTAAATTTTTACAGTATTTGTTCCTTTCGAATTCCTCAATACTACTATTAAGTGTATCTTTTGAGGTTGTTCGGAACTAATGAAGAGTGCAAGATTTCCAAATTGTATAAAGATGATATGGAAACCCATCAAAAGTATTTCACGTACAATACACGCATTATTGAATTTCAGGAAGACAAAAATCCCAACTTTTACAAAACCCACTTTGAAACTTTACCAAACTTCCACgatcaaataacacaaaaatcaaTTTACAAAGGACCCCATCACTCAATTACACGTCTTGTACTTAAGCATAATTCCAAGTCGTGTGCATTTCACTTTCTTTGTTTGTCAACACTTATGTTGGTATTCTAGGCATCAACATCCAACGCAAACTATAGTAAACCTAATTCTAGTTAGTTGGTCCTGAGTTCAATTTAGTAAACCTAATTATCAACGACAGTGTTCGTAGTTACGTGTAAGTAATTAGCGGATTATACTCAGTAATTAGCAGtggttacatatatatatatatattaatatcagTTTGGTGAGAACCTTTTCGTTCATTTCATTACATTATCCTAACTCCATGATCTATGTAACtaacaaaataaattcatattaaaataatataaaatacattaCAGATAAATAGGTTGGTgggtttataaaattaatcaacaAAACTTTAGCTAGATACCTTGCTCTAGAGTCTAATTAATCTTTTATAGATGGACCACCTTCAAAAAAGGGTAGCATCCCTAAGTAAAGTGTAAGGTCAGTCATGTATATATATAGCTAGGTTCATTTAGGGCAACATTTGGAATTACAAAGATTCCACAATAAATTAATTGTAAATAGGTTTTAGATCTGAAGCGGTGTTCTCTATCTCTCAGGAAAAGCGTGAGAAACGAGAAAGTGAAATTGATTTCCACCTCGTACCAAGGTTTGCTATCTAGTTGTTGAAATCAAAGCAATGTAAACTTCCTAGAATCGAGACCATAGACGCATTAATTCAAAtactgaaaataaatatttgcaatttaaataaataaagtacaaAAAAACTTAAGTGGCAATTTCAATTTTCGCCTCGTAACTAGAGTGGCATTTTAATGCTTTTCTTTTtgacatatcattttattttattattcatatgtTCCCCTTAGTGTAACCAAAAGACAGAAATATCTGAAGGCAAAAACCACGGTTGCTGTACTAATAGTAGAAGTAAAGTGAGCCAAAgttaattttgaaatcaaaataaatgtaaaacgATATATTGTTGCTTTGAAAAAAAGTATGATGACACCGTTATTATGTTAAGAGTAAAACGAATAAGAAATTGAGAAGAAAGTGTAGAAATAAagtgaaagttaaaaattagaTTGTTtggttaagattttattttttttggtgtcTGTTTTTGGTTAAgatgaaataatgaaaaaagaaataaaaactaaGTAGGTTTCACCGTAGAAAGATTTCATGTGAACTAGCGATGGAATAACAAAAAATCTAACCGGATTTTTGGTGTTTAACGTGAAAATCTTCTTGTACGTGGTTCTGAAAGGCACCCTAAACCAATGGAATTTTTCTACTTTACTTACAATAACCCCGATAATGTGTTATGCATGCTCTATTTAGGGGTGTTTATCGGTACCATACAGTATGAATTTGAATTGACCTAGACCAATTCAAATAGTTTGAGTtgagttatttatatatttaggtCAAAATTGGATTGAATCGATCAAAATTGTTTATGTACGAACTAAGTTACAAGTTTAGATTTATAGATCCGATTAAAATCCAACTGAACTGAACTAATAAAATTCTTTAGAATTGTTTGATTTGACTTTAAATACTGTTAACTTTGGAATTGTAAACATCGGAACTACAAATGTGTTGAGATTATTAGTGTTGCAACTTATTAAGGTATTACTTTTAAGTatattattaagttttaaaataaattgtaaaaatcAAATCGATCAAATTTGATTAGATTGAATCTTAAATTTGATCAAAACTGGTTCGAAACCATGATAATCTATTATTTGTGCTACTATAATCGATTATATGCACACTAAAATTTGTTATGTATGCCTCCAATAATGTATTGTGCTGTGCGTAGATAATCTATTATGTCATGCAAATTGGATCCTATAATTATCTAATAATATTCATATGTGAGAGTTTAAAGTTTATATACAACgatagaataaaatttttatatctaATCTAattcctcttttctttttctatccaaatcaaaccgtttcataatatattttttttctctttttcttctacttATCTTGGACCTAATTAACAatctaatttcttatttattactcttatttccatttttttaactatcctgtttttatttactttattttttttctagccGGTGTAAGTAATGTTATCTATAAATCTATAGTATAATATTGAGTAAATATTACCTGCAAGTAATATTTTAAAGGAGAATCATGCATGGCAATTGGGAGACCCATATACATATAGTATGTCCACATCTGATGTGTAAGttcgttattttattttaattttataatgtataatttaaatttgaatcataCATTTTGGTGTCATGGAAAAGATAGGAAGGTTGCAGGGTTGCAGCAGCCTTTTCCTCTATCAAATGTAGTTTTCACTTTTATGCTCTCAGTGTGATCAGTAGATTCAGATCCACCAATCAGAGCAGCAATCTGTAACTTGTCATTAATCATACCAACAAATTGATGGTTTACTGTACCCACTTCCCCTAATAATAACAGTAACCTCAAATACAATTAGCTGTTCTGTGGCTCCACTACAATTCCTATTGTGAAAATTAGTTAAATACTAGAAATCTAGTAGAATCTAATCAACTGGTCTATTCTTCACTTTTTAAATTAGTCTGAAATCAAAAAATCAAatgtaaacattttattttctatttttttaattaattttactattatCATTTGTAATTGACTTTAGCAAAACTAATTCAAAAGCGCGTTTAACTTCAAATACATTAGACGTGTCCAACATgctaaatatttgtgtgttaTTAACAATCCAAATAATAAACGCTTGCTTCTTTtggttaatattttattaaatactagACGTGTTTATCatgttaaatattaaatgtttagttttttagtagatattttattaaatattagacGCGTTTAAGTTTACtactattattaaataatagtatatattttcataatttcatactaaaatataattaaactttaaaatacaaaatatacaatacttttataaaaaaattccacaCTCTTTCAAttggtttttaatttataattttttggtacattgttcattttataatcttaatatcaaatcaaatacttggaatattatttttttaataataatacattgTACTAATGGGGTGGGATATTCTTTATattcaacaaatatatttagcttataaaatatttaattcaaattaaagatataattatgttttaaaacttttttctttcaaaaaggaTAAATATGATTAGAATATTAAGTATGAACCTCTGATTTAGAAACTCTTAAACAGTGCAGTaggtgtttttattattttttattttgagaagAACGTCACCATTCACTAACGGTTCAATCCTTTAATACATGTAATCATTCTCATCATGTCTTCAATTCAATTTCAAACTAATACTAGAATGCTAATAATAATCAGCAagaaatatcataataaaattatttccaacTCTTTCAGTCATGAATGTTATTATTTAAAGCACGGGAATTAAACAAGAAATTACGCCACGAGGTCACATCATGCGCCCTCTCCACAGCAGATAACTCCTCATCACACTCGGTTTTTCAATTCCTATCCTTCCATAAGATGCCGAATGCATCATGACAATTGAGAAAGATACATATACTTCTCTCATACCACACCCCATAACAttattcttgtttaatttcttatacaataaataaaatgataagagCAGGGATAGGTTTGagataaaataacacaaatatTCTTGAACAGCCATGAACCTTTTTGACATCTAAGAGTggaagaaagaaaacagaaaaaaagatataataaaaaatatgatgtgataaaaaaataaagaaaatagtgagtgctaatgatttttttttttttacttttatagaaatatatttgtataaataataatacaacTACAGGTTAAGTGTGTGCAAGAAAACATTCAGACTGAATCGAGTTATAATTGAACCAATTTTaacctatattattttttcaaaaaaaagaatTGTGTTATTATACTAAAAAGGTTCGGTTAACCTAATTGTTATTGAACCGATCGACTTTCATccaaatcagttttttttttaaaaaaaaaaacaatcctaAAACTCgttcaaaattaattcaattcttaaaatcgatttaaaactcaaaatcaattcagtttaaaattgttttttaaaaccaattcaatttctaaaataatttaactatttgGATTTTCGAACCGATTGTACAGAAACCAATTTCttcgattttttttaaggaatatgTTTCTGTCCACCCCTACTACAGGTTCATTTACCATATTACCCATCTCTACGCAGAAACCAAGAAGGCGGCAATACGGAGAGTTTAGGAAACCGAAATGAAAAATACCGGTCAACTATCCCCTATATTAAACAGTGGGACCGAGAAAGCAGAGTAATAGACCAAACGCACCGCAACAAAGAAGAAACCATGCTCGATGGCGAAGAAGATCATTCACGACACCACTAGGAAGATGTCTCAGCTGTGCCAGAAAATCGTTCAGGTCGACGTCCGGTGGGGATTCCTCAAAAGGGTATCTTTCGTTGGCCACTTTTTCCGTTTCATTTGGAACAGACTTGTTGTTTGCTCTGTCGCCGGAAGCCCATCTCACTACCGGAAACTACCCCTCCGGGACCCCTCTTCTTCGCCGCCGGCCACCGTTGACGACGTCTTCTCCTCCGCTGCAACCACTACTGGCGGCTATGACTCCGATTCCGATTTGGTGAACCTCAAGATCAGCTTGTTGGGTGATTGCCATATTGGAAAAACTACTTTTGTGGTCAGCATGTTTCTAGCTttaccatttattttttttggaagaatTTAACAAGTGTGTACTAGAAATTTAAaaccttttatattattatcaacATGGTATGGTATGACATGATTAGCAAATAAATAGGAATCTTAAGCTTGTAGTCAggcttcaatttcaattttcaggTCTATGCATATAAGAGAATGTTTGTGTCTCCAAAGATTAGTATCTAACTCTCAACCAGAATACTCTCagcactcaattttttttatgtaacattataaaattacttttataaaattcttaAGCTTGTTTATCATGAGAATTAACAAATTTACTATATATGAGAAAGTTTGTGATTAGATTCTCCctacatatattatatatttcttttgaaattGGTCAAGTGTAgtagtcttttattttaaagggtCTAATTAACTAGCTTGTGGCTATGTGAATTCCTATTCTCAGATCAAGTATGTGGGGAATGAGCAAGAAAAGGGAAGCTTACAGATGGAAGGATTGAATCTAATGGACAAAACTTTGTCTGTTCAAGGAGCTCGTATTTCGTTTAGAATATGGGATGTTGCAGGTTCTTTGCTTAAACTTTACCTTTATTTTTCTCTGTTTGTGTACTTTTTATAGATTTTACATttgcttttttgttttcattctttttagTGTTCTGGGTTTGTTGGTTTGAGTTAATTGACTTATTGATGGTGAAGTATTATATCATGTGGCG
Proteins encoded in this window:
- the LOC114383207 gene encoding septum-promoting GTP-binding protein 1-like isoform X2, yielding MAKKIIHDTTRKMSQLCQKIVQVDVRWGFLKRVSFVGHFFRFIWNRLVVCSVAGSPSHYRKLPLRDPSSSPPATVDDVFSSAATTTGGYDSDSDLVNLKISLLGDCHIGKTTFVIKYVGNEQEKGSLQMEGLNLMDKTLSVQGARISFRIWDVAGDKRSLDQIPMACKDAVAILIMFDLTSRCTLNSVVGWYSEARKWNQTAIPILIGTKFDDFVRLPPDVQWTIATQARAYARAMKATLFFSSATHNINVNKIFKFIMAKLFNLPWTVERNLRVGEPIIDF
- the LOC114383207 gene encoding septum-promoting GTP-binding protein 1-like isoform X1; its protein translation is MAKKIIHDTTRKMSQLCQKIVQVDVRWGFLKRVSFVGHFFRFIWNRLVVCSVAGSPSHYRKLPLRDPSSSPPATVDDVFSSAATTTGGYDSDSDLVNLKISLLGDCHIGKTTFVIKYVGNEQEKGSLQMEGLNLMDKTLSVQGARISFRIWDVAGDKRSLDQIPMACKDAVAILIMFDLTSRCTLNSVVGWYSEARKWNQMTFNLFNLQTAIPILIGTKFDDFVRLPPDVQWTIATQARAYARAMKATLFFSSATHNINVNKIFKFIMAKLFNLPWTVERNLRVGEPIIDF